A genomic segment from Bradyrhizobium diazoefficiens USDA 110 encodes:
- a CDS encoding MFS transporter → MLLSRKPNQAAEDRARGVEQDNVAAPSAAGLPAPSRRSLRGLDWFIFFLADVQTGFGPFIAVYLTTEKWTQGQIGLVLSIGGIVALIGQMPGGAIIDAAKSERLVAALAIATIGGCALAYAAMPIFPVVVTAATLHAAASCVLGPAIAAISLGLVGPLAIGERLGRNARFASLGNGVAAAVMGTAGYLLSSRSVFLVTFLLAIPTLIALSRIREEEVDIARCHGEMPREAQDRGDTNVWHLIRQRPLIVFALSVLLLQLANAAMMPLMASAVTARSSQWATVLVAFCIVVPQAIVALLSPTVGRKAQAWGRRPLLLIGFGALVIRGLLFATVRDPYLLVAVQVFDGITAAVFAVMIPLIVADVAFGSGHFNLAQGIVGTATGIGASLSTALGGYVSDKFGNATAFIGLSGVAATGLLLILLVMPETRRTTL, encoded by the coding sequence GTGCTGTTGTCGAGAAAGCCGAACCAAGCAGCCGAGGATCGCGCTCGCGGCGTTGAACAGGACAACGTTGCAGCGCCGTCGGCCGCAGGTCTTCCGGCACCGTCGCGCCGGAGCCTGCGCGGCCTCGACTGGTTCATCTTCTTCCTCGCCGACGTGCAGACCGGCTTCGGTCCCTTCATCGCGGTCTATCTGACGACGGAGAAATGGACGCAGGGCCAGATCGGCCTCGTGCTGTCGATTGGCGGCATCGTCGCCCTGATCGGGCAGATGCCGGGCGGGGCGATCATCGACGCGGCAAAATCCGAGCGGCTGGTCGCCGCCCTTGCCATCGCGACCATCGGCGGCTGCGCGCTCGCCTATGCCGCCATGCCGATCTTCCCCGTGGTCGTGACCGCCGCGACGCTGCATGCGGCGGCGAGCTGCGTGCTGGGCCCGGCGATCGCCGCGATCAGCCTCGGCCTCGTCGGTCCGCTCGCGATCGGCGAGCGGCTCGGCCGCAACGCGCGGTTTGCCTCCCTCGGCAATGGCGTTGCCGCCGCCGTGATGGGCACGGCCGGCTATCTGCTGTCGAGCCGCTCGGTCTTCCTGGTCACGTTCCTGCTCGCGATCCCCACCCTGATCGCGCTGTCGCGCATCCGCGAGGAGGAGGTCGACATCGCGCGCTGCCACGGCGAGATGCCGCGCGAGGCGCAGGATCGCGGCGACACCAATGTCTGGCATCTGATCCGGCAGCGGCCGCTGATCGTCTTCGCGCTCAGTGTGCTGTTGTTGCAGCTCGCAAACGCCGCGATGATGCCGCTGATGGCGAGCGCGGTGACGGCGCGGTCGAGCCAGTGGGCGACGGTGCTGGTCGCCTTTTGCATCGTCGTCCCGCAGGCGATCGTGGCGCTATTGTCGCCAACCGTCGGGCGCAAGGCGCAAGCGTGGGGCCGCAGGCCGCTGCTGCTGATCGGATTCGGCGCGCTGGTGATCCGCGGCCTGCTGTTCGCGACCGTGCGCGATCCATATCTGCTGGTCGCGGTGCAGGTGTTCGACGGCATCACCGCGGCGGTGTTCGCGGTGATGATTCCGCTGATCGTCGCCGACGTCGCCTTCGGCAGCGGTCACTTCAATCTGGCGCAGGGCATCGTCGGCACCGCGACCGGGATCGGTGCGTCGCTGAGCACGGCGCTCGGCGGCTATGTCAGCGACAAGTTCGGCAACGCCACCGCCTTCATCGGCCTGTCCGGCGTTGCCGCGACAGGGCTCCTTTTGATCCTCCTCGTGATGCCGGAGACCCGGCGCACCACGCTCTGA
- a CDS encoding PRC-barrel domain-containing protein, which produces MRTAGWLALSVAIVAGWTVAVSRAAEEQPVAPSTPRSEANAPATAQPPASAVQVTPKDAAPPPSVTIIGASDAHGVLGRDVLSAANEDMGRIVDVIVDRSGHVRAAVIDFGGFLGVGSRKIVVDWNAMRFGKIANKKDSITLELTKAQVAAAPEYKEDTPMVVLGASGSLQPLQAIQ; this is translated from the coding sequence ATGCGTACCGCCGGATGGTTGGCCTTGAGCGTCGCGATCGTCGCGGGATGGACGGTCGCGGTATCGCGTGCCGCGGAGGAACAGCCCGTGGCGCCAAGTACACCGCGAAGCGAAGCGAACGCGCCGGCGACGGCCCAGCCGCCGGCCTCGGCGGTGCAAGTCACGCCGAAGGATGCCGCGCCGCCGCCGTCGGTGACCATCATCGGCGCGAGCGATGCGCACGGCGTGCTCGGCCGCGACGTGCTCAGCGCCGCGAACGAGGACATGGGCCGCATCGTCGACGTCATCGTCGATCGGAGCGGGCACGTGCGTGCCGCCGTGATCGATTTCGGCGGCTTCCTCGGCGTCGGCAGCCGCAAGATCGTGGTGGACTGGAACGCGATGCGGTTCGGCAAGATCGCCAACAAGAAGGACAGCATCACGCTGGAATTGACCAAGGCGCAGGTTGCGGCCGCGCCGGAATACAAGGAAGACACGCCGATGGTGGTGCTCGGCGCATCCGGGAGCCTGCAACCGCTGCAAGCGATTCAGTGA
- a CDS encoding helix-turn-helix domain-containing protein — MLTQTLKTQVINTQIGGKIAPPHQVSDQFGAITGHVGLVATEFSYRKDEEIYGEDEPAEYVYQVVTGAVRSYKLLSDGRRQIGAFHLPGDVFGLESGPSHRLAAEAIIDTSVRLVKRSSLEKAAGIDVQVARKLWAMTAGELRHAEDHMLLLGRKTAMERVATFLLEMDRRLAVAGMMALPMCRRDIGDYLGLTLETVSRALSQLHTQGILGFSGARQIVLRNRQRLHNLDA; from the coding sequence ATGCTGACCCAGACACTCAAGACCCAGGTGATCAACACCCAAATCGGTGGCAAGATTGCCCCGCCCCATCAGGTGTCCGACCAGTTCGGTGCGATCACGGGCCATGTTGGCCTCGTCGCCACCGAATTCTCCTACCGCAAGGACGAGGAGATCTATGGCGAGGACGAGCCGGCCGAATATGTCTACCAGGTCGTCACCGGGGCCGTGCGCAGCTACAAGCTTCTCTCCGACGGCCGCCGCCAGATCGGCGCCTTCCATCTTCCCGGCGACGTGTTCGGCCTCGAATCCGGCCCCAGCCACCGTCTTGCCGCCGAAGCCATCATCGACACCAGCGTGCGCCTCGTGAAACGCTCGAGCCTCGAGAAGGCCGCCGGCATCGACGTGCAGGTTGCCCGCAAGCTCTGGGCGATGACCGCCGGCGAACTTCGCCACGCCGAGGATCACATGCTGCTGCTCGGCCGCAAGACCGCGATGGAGCGCGTCGCGACCTTCCTGCTCGAAATGGACCGCCGTCTCGCCGTTGCCGGCATGATGGCGCTGCCGATGTGCCGCCGCGATATCGGCGACTATCTCGGCCTCACCCTCGAAACCGTGTCGCGCGCGCTGTCGCAGCTTCACACCCAGGGCATTCTCGGCTTCTCCGGCGCCCGCCAGATCGTGCTGCGCAACCGCCAGCGCCTGCACAATCTCGACGCCTGA